A single genomic interval of Koleobacter methoxysyntrophicus harbors:
- the sleB gene encoding spore cortex-lytic enzyme: MSRRLTCILLVVILLTSIFVTTGYASSLGSRTLKFGSRGADVAELQTRLNNLGFYVGKVDGIYGIKTQDGVIRFQKSRGLRIDGIAGPETIRALLGNYVSYRGYSSRDLELLAKLIYAEARGEPYIGQVAVGATVLNRVKSSEYPNTIPGVIFQVAYGYYQYCSVKNGQIYLTPNETARKAARDAVSGWDPSKGALTFYNPKYTTNKWVRSRPYCTTIGNHVFVK; encoded by the coding sequence ATGAGTAGGAGATTAACCTGCATCCTTTTGGTCGTAATCCTTTTGACTTCGATTTTTGTTACTACAGGGTATGCATCTAGTTTAGGTTCAAGGACATTAAAATTCGGCAGCAGGGGGGCCGATGTGGCCGAACTGCAAACCCGGCTGAATAATTTGGGCTTTTACGTGGGGAAGGTTGATGGGATTTACGGTATAAAAACCCAAGATGGTGTCATAAGGTTCCAAAAAAGCAGAGGACTAAGGATCGATGGAATCGCAGGACCAGAAACCATAAGAGCCCTTCTCGGAAATTACGTCAGTTACAGGGGTTATTCTTCCAGGGATTTGGAACTGCTTGCAAAGCTAATTTATGCGGAAGCCAGAGGGGAACCCTATATAGGCCAGGTAGCCGTAGGGGCGACGGTTTTAAATAGGGTGAAGAGCTCCGAATACCCCAACACTATTCCCGGTGTTATATTCCAGGTAGCATATGGCTATTATCAATACTGCAGTGTCAAGAACGGCCAGATTTACCTGACCCCAAATGAAACGGCCAGAAAAGCTGCCCGAGATGCCGTATCAGGTTGGGACCCTTCTAAAGGAGCTTTAACCTTCTACAATCCGAAATATACTACAAACAAGTGGGTGCGTTCAAGGCCCTATTGTACTACAATAGGGAACCATGTTTTTGTTAAATAG
- the hepT gene encoding type VII toxin-antitoxin system HepT family RNase toxin — translation MLNLELIEERLDQIRVSVNRLKKMKSMSLEEFLLDPDYFAISEHHLRRSLEALFDIGRHIIAKNGFGKPENYKQILDILGQQRIITPEFSKKIGGMAGYRNRLVHGYAKVSPEEIYNIIQTKLDDFVQFCIFIVKFIDSQAKCKK, via the coding sequence ATGCTTAATTTAGAGTTGATCGAAGAACGGTTGGATCAAATTAGAGTATCTGTTAATAGACTTAAAAAGATGAAATCAATGTCCCTGGAAGAGTTTCTTTTAGACCCTGATTATTTTGCAATATCAGAACATCATTTGAGGCGTTCTTTAGAAGCTTTATTTGACATAGGCAGGCATATTATAGCCAAAAACGGTTTTGGCAAGCCAGAAAATTATAAACAGATACTGGATATATTGGGTCAACAAAGAATAATAACTCCTGAGTTTAGTAAAAAAATAGGAGGAATGGCAGGCTACCGTAACAGGCTTGTACATGGTTATGCAAAGGTTAGCCCTGAAGAAATCTATAACATTATTCAAACAAAGCTTGATGATTTTGTCCAATTTTGTATCTTTATAGTAAAATTTATAGATTCTCAAGCAAAGTGTAAGAAATGA
- the rimI gene encoding ribosomal protein S18-alanine N-acetyltransferase, whose amino-acid sequence MPVIGEIEIEKMKLKDLPRVIEIELTSFSTPWSHYAFLSELRDNHFAHYVVAKLKMQDKEEPEIVGYAGMWIVMNEAHITNIAVAPDYRGMGIGKLLMENMMKLAKENGADKMTLEVRKSNYIARHLYERLGFKARGIRKGYYSDNNEDAVIMWKDEL is encoded by the coding sequence ATGCCGGTGATAGGGGAAATTGAAATCGAAAAGATGAAATTAAAAGACCTGCCCCGGGTAATAGAAATCGAACTGACCTCTTTTTCTACACCGTGGTCCCATTATGCATTCCTGAGCGAGCTGCGGGATAACCACTTTGCACATTACGTGGTTGCGAAACTGAAAATGCAGGATAAAGAGGAACCAGAAATTGTCGGTTATGCCGGGATGTGGATAGTAATGAATGAAGCCCATATAACCAATATAGCCGTAGCCCCTGACTACAGGGGTATGGGAATCGGAAAGCTTCTTATGGAAAACATGATGAAACTGGCAAAGGAAAATGGTGCCGATAAGATGACCCTGGAAGTGAGGAAAAGCAATTATATAGCGAGGCATCTCTATGAGAGGCTGGGATTTAAAGCTAGAGGAATCCGCAAGGGATATTATAGCGATAATAACGAAGATGCCGTTATCATGTGGAAGGATGAGCTGTAG
- the mntA gene encoding type VII toxin-antitoxin system MntA family adenylyltransferase antitoxin — MAATGELEKHKKEKLFALFRNNNILAVYLFGSRADGTAFADSDYDFGILLRETPALEKASSIMMEIQDEAAKILNCKIDVVVLNTATIEQKFLIISRGLLLFSEDDNLRTDFEDVTIRDYLDFKPFLDAYRRDVREAIKAGEFYA, encoded by the coding sequence ATGGCAGCTACAGGTGAATTAGAAAAACATAAAAAGGAAAAGCTTTTTGCCTTATTTAGAAATAATAATATTTTAGCAGTTTATTTATTTGGTTCTCGTGCTGATGGCACTGCATTTGCCGATAGTGACTATGATTTCGGTATCTTACTGCGAGAAACACCTGCTCTTGAAAAAGCCTCATCAATTATGATGGAAATACAAGACGAAGCAGCAAAGATTTTAAATTGTAAAATTGATGTCGTTGTATTAAACACGGCCACTATTGAACAAAAATTTTTAATCATCAGTCGTGGTTTATTACTTTTTTCAGAAGACGATAACCTTAGGACAGATTTTGAAGATGTGACAATTAGAGACTATTTAGATTTTAAGCCTTTTTTGGATGCATATCGTAGAGATGTGCGGGAAGCTATTAAAGCAGGTGAATTCTATGCTTAA
- the tsaB gene encoding tRNA (adenosine(37)-N6)-threonylcarbamoyltransferase complex dimerization subunit type 1 TsaB, giving the protein MDNSRGDAKIMIKVLGFDTSSIAATVALAEEGRLIAEYYLNNKRNHSEKLMPLIQQMLSDCDITLNEIQGIAVAMGPGSFTGLRIGAATAKGLAFAAGIPIIGINTLDGLAYNAVTFNGPICPVLNARREQVYTAMFRGNGMSIERLTDYMAVEIKEILKTAGETGEPVLFLGDGVPVYKDEIKNMLGKNALFAPEALTMPRASSIALLGVEGFKKGEVESPFTFTPFYLRRSQAEIQLEKKEGKCR; this is encoded by the coding sequence ATGGATAATTCCAGAGGAGATGCAAAAATTATGATAAAGGTGCTTGGGTTCGATACTTCATCAATAGCAGCTACCGTTGCATTAGCTGAGGAAGGCAGACTTATAGCAGAATACTATCTTAACAACAAAAGAAATCACTCTGAAAAGTTGATGCCTTTGATACAACAAATGCTGTCGGATTGTGACATAACCCTGAATGAAATCCAGGGGATTGCCGTTGCCATGGGTCCCGGTTCTTTTACAGGATTAAGGATAGGTGCAGCTACCGCTAAAGGCTTGGCTTTCGCTGCCGGCATACCTATAATAGGTATAAATACCCTTGACGGCCTTGCGTACAATGCTGTTACATTTAATGGGCCCATTTGCCCTGTGCTGAACGCCCGGCGGGAGCAGGTCTATACTGCTATGTTTCGGGGAAATGGAATGAGTATAGAGAGGCTTACTGATTACATGGCTGTAGAGATTAAGGAAATCCTTAAAACCGCCGGGGAAACAGGAGAGCCCGTTCTATTCCTGGGGGATGGGGTTCCTGTATATAAAGACGAAATTAAGAATATGCTGGGGAAAAACGCATTATTTGCTCCTGAAGCCTTAACTATGCCTAGAGCGTCGAGCATAGCTCTTCTGGGGGTCGAGGGGTTCAAAAAAGGGGAAGTAGAGTCTCCTTTCACTTTTACTCCCTTTTATCTAAGAAGGTCACAGGCGGAAATCCAGCTTGAGAAAAAGGAAGGGAAATGCCGGTGA